From Bradyrhizobium sp. NDS-1, the proteins below share one genomic window:
- a CDS encoding ABC transporter substrate-binding protein, with product MTKNPSRRDFSAAALATIAASTLPAPYVWAAEKKYDAGASDTEIKIGQTVPHSGPGSLYGVLGRVGEAYFQMLNEKGGINGRKVKFLTMDDAYSAPKCVEATRRLVEQEEVLALYGSLGTAPQTAVHKYLNSKGVPQLLLNTGASKWNNPKEFKWTMAGLPLYPTEARILARHVVSVKPNAKIGILYQNDDFGRDFLGPFKKVLADAGGTAQVIMEQTYDLTEPTVDSQLINLSKSGADVFYNISTGKASSQSIRKVAELGWKPLQLLSAGSTGRSILSAAGLENATGIVAIRYNKEVGLPKWEKDPDVMAFEELRKKYTPAIDPDNTIAFAGYGQAASMAEILRRCGNDLTRANVLKQASTLAGFHSPYFLDGVSYSYTPEDYTPMKTLFISTFTGKDWDISDKPMSE from the coding sequence ATGACGAAGAATCCATCGCGGCGCGATTTCAGCGCCGCCGCGCTCGCCACCATCGCCGCATCCACTCTACCCGCGCCGTACGTCTGGGCCGCCGAGAAGAAATACGATGCGGGCGCCAGCGACACCGAGATCAAGATCGGGCAGACCGTGCCGCATTCCGGCCCCGGCTCGCTCTACGGCGTGCTGGGCCGCGTCGGCGAAGCCTATTTCCAGATGCTGAACGAGAAGGGCGGCATCAACGGCCGCAAGGTCAAGTTCCTCACGATGGACGATGCCTACAGCGCGCCGAAATGCGTCGAGGCGACGCGGCGCCTGGTCGAGCAGGAGGAGGTGCTGGCGCTCTACGGCTCGCTCGGCACTGCACCGCAGACCGCCGTGCACAAGTACCTGAACTCCAAGGGCGTGCCGCAGCTGCTGCTCAACACCGGCGCGTCGAAGTGGAATAACCCGAAAGAGTTCAAATGGACGATGGCGGGCCTGCCGCTCTATCCGACCGAGGCGCGCATCCTCGCGCGCCACGTCGTCAGCGTGAAGCCGAACGCGAAGATCGGCATCCTCTACCAGAACGACGATTTCGGCCGCGACTTCCTCGGACCGTTCAAGAAAGTGCTGGCCGATGCGGGCGGCACCGCGCAGGTGATCATGGAGCAGACCTATGATCTCACCGAGCCGACCGTGGATTCCCAGCTCATCAACCTGTCGAAGTCGGGCGCCGACGTCTTCTACAACATCTCCACCGGCAAGGCCTCGTCGCAGTCGATCCGCAAAGTCGCCGAGCTCGGCTGGAAGCCGCTGCAGCTTCTCTCCGCCGGCTCGACCGGCCGCTCGATCCTCAGCGCCGCCGGGCTCGAGAACGCCACCGGCATCGTCGCCATCCGCTACAACAAGGAGGTCGGCCTGCCCAAATGGGAGAAGGATCCCGACGTGATGGCGTTCGAGGAGCTGCGCAAGAAATACACCCCGGCGATCGACCCCGACAATACGATCGCCTTCGCCGGCTACGGCCAGGCCGCGAGCATGGCCGAGATCCTGCGCCGCTGTGGCAACGATCTCACCCGCGCCAACGTGCTGAAGCAGGCCTCGACGCTCGCGGGCTTCCATTCGCCCTACTTCCTCGACGGCGTCAGCTACAGCTACACGCCCGAGGACTACACGCCGATGAAGACGCTGTTCATCTCCACCTTCACCGGCAAGGATTGGGATATTTCCGACAAGCCGATGTCGGAGTAG
- a CDS encoding amidohydrolase family protein, translating into MIIDAHQHFWDPARADYPWMDAPELTPIRRAFGPADLAPLLKGNGIDASIVVQCRSSVDETEEFLRIAQATPSVIGVVGWADLTDGALGDTLDRLRGLPGGDKLVGIRHQVHDEADPDWLLREDVQRGLTAVFAHDLAYDVLVRTRELAAAIATAQAFPQARFVLDHAAKPPIAEGGSDEWSDRIKALAACGNVWCKISGLATEAVWDDWDADRLFPFVAHAAKCFGEDRLIFGSDWPVCLLAGSYGEIKRVLEACLARLGPQVRDKAFGMNAARAYRLAVAS; encoded by the coding sequence ATGATCATCGACGCCCACCAGCACTTCTGGGATCCGGCGCGCGCCGATTATCCCTGGATGGACGCGCCCGAGCTGACGCCGATCCGCCGCGCCTTCGGTCCGGCCGACCTCGCACCGTTGCTGAAAGGGAACGGCATCGACGCCAGCATCGTGGTGCAATGCCGCTCGTCGGTCGACGAGACCGAGGAATTTCTGCGCATCGCGCAGGCGACGCCGTCCGTGATTGGCGTCGTCGGCTGGGCCGACCTGACGGACGGCGCGCTCGGCGACACGCTCGACCGGCTGCGCGGCTTACCGGGCGGGGACAAGCTCGTCGGCATCCGCCACCAGGTGCATGACGAGGCCGATCCCGACTGGCTGCTCCGCGAGGACGTCCAGCGTGGCCTCACCGCCGTGTTCGCGCACGATCTCGCCTACGATGTCCTCGTCCGCACCCGCGAGCTCGCCGCCGCCATCGCAACTGCGCAGGCCTTCCCCCAGGCGCGCTTCGTGCTCGATCACGCCGCCAAGCCGCCGATCGCGGAGGGTGGAAGCGACGAATGGTCCGACCGCATCAAAGCGCTCGCGGCTTGCGGCAATGTCTGGTGCAAGATCTCCGGACTCGCGACCGAGGCGGTCTGGGACGACTGGGATGCGGACCGGCTGTTTCCGTTCGTCGCGCACGCGGCAAAGTGCTTTGGCGAGGACAGGCTGATCTTCGGCTCGGACTGGCCGGTGTGCCTGCTTGCGGGCAGCTACGGCGAGATCAAGCGCGTGCTGGAGGCGTGCCTGGCGAGGCTTGGCCCGCAGGTGCGGGACAAGGCTTTTGGAATGAACGCCGCGCGGGCCTATCGGCTGGCAGTCGCGAGTTAG
- a CDS encoding aldo/keto reductase, translating to MKRSRLGSLDVTSLGLGSAPLGGLFSPVSDADAEATIARAWSAGVRFFDTAPLYGFGLAERRLGAFLRQQKRESFVISTKVGRLLRAPEGNATEDEHYKGTPRERPVFDFSHDGVMRSVEESLARLGLDRVDILLVHDPDDHYDDAVTGAFRALQRLREDGTVKAIGAGMNQSEMLTRFAEAVPVDCFLLAGRYTLLDQGALDALFPACAAKSIGILLGGIYNSGILANPHTSAKFNYQDADAVLVARALELDALCRKHGTELKAAALQFCMAHPAVTVAVMGARNAAEVSDNIAMSEMAVPAAFWQELRARNLVDARAPLPGGA from the coding sequence ATGAAACGGTCGCGGCTGGGCTCGCTCGACGTCACCTCGCTCGGGCTCGGTTCCGCCCCGCTCGGCGGATTGTTCAGCCCTGTCAGCGATGCCGATGCGGAAGCAACGATCGCGCGTGCATGGTCAGCCGGGGTGCGCTTCTTCGATACCGCGCCGCTCTACGGCTTTGGTCTCGCGGAACGGCGGCTCGGCGCCTTCCTGCGGCAACAGAAGCGCGAGTCCTTCGTCATCTCGACCAAGGTCGGCCGCCTGCTGCGTGCGCCGGAAGGCAACGCCACCGAGGACGAGCACTACAAGGGCACGCCGCGCGAGCGGCCGGTGTTCGATTTCAGCCATGACGGCGTGATGCGATCGGTGGAGGAGAGTCTTGCCCGCCTCGGGCTCGACCGCGTCGATATCCTGCTGGTGCACGATCCCGACGATCACTATGACGACGCCGTCACTGGCGCCTTCCGCGCGTTGCAGCGGCTGCGCGAGGACGGCACGGTGAAGGCGATTGGCGCCGGCATGAACCAGTCGGAGATGTTGACGCGTTTTGCCGAGGCCGTGCCTGTCGATTGCTTCCTGCTCGCCGGTCGCTACACGCTGCTCGACCAGGGTGCGCTGGATGCGCTGTTTCCGGCCTGCGCAGCGAAGAGCATCGGAATCCTGCTCGGCGGCATCTACAACAGCGGCATTCTGGCCAATCCGCATACGAGCGCCAAGTTCAATTATCAGGACGCCGATGCCGTGCTGGTTGCGCGGGCGCTCGAGCTGGACGCGCTCTGCCGCAAGCACGGCACCGAGCTGAAAGCCGCCGCGCTGCAGTTCTGCATGGCGCATCCGGCGGTGACGGTCGCCGTGATGGGCGCGCGCAACGCCGCCGAGGTTTCCGACAACATCGCAATGTCGGAGATGGCGGTGCCGGCGGCGTTCTGGCAGGAACTGCGTGCGCGAAACCTCGTCGATGCGCGGGCGCCGCTGCCGGGCGGGGCGTAG
- a CDS encoding sugar-binding protein, translating to MRKLLLAGIAVAMMATPAFAANYRFVIVPKAMNNPFFDFARDGCLKRAKELGNIECIYKGPVEHEPATQAQIIQDFVTQKVDGLAISVADVAAMTKSIEAATAAGIPVITFDADAPGSKRIAYIGTNNKEFGVALGKELLKLRPDGGKYAMVSGGPGAKNLAERVDGVREALKGSKWTEVAGSPTFCNDDPALAVQQMTDMRTATPDLAAIVPIGGWPMFAPEGFKAFASRNKKDIDSGKFTLVVADTLKMQLELLRDGYANALVGQRPFEMGVKAMDTLLAIKKGEKVPEIVYTGLDLVTKDNVAQMLK from the coding sequence ATGAGGAAACTGCTTCTTGCCGGCATCGCGGTTGCGATGATGGCGACGCCGGCTTTCGCCGCGAACTATCGTTTCGTCATCGTGCCCAAGGCGATGAACAATCCGTTCTTCGACTTCGCGCGCGACGGCTGCCTGAAGCGCGCCAAGGAGCTCGGCAACATCGAGTGCATCTACAAGGGGCCGGTCGAGCACGAGCCGGCGACGCAAGCCCAGATCATCCAGGACTTCGTCACCCAGAAGGTCGACGGTCTCGCCATCTCGGTCGCCGACGTCGCAGCCATGACCAAGTCGATCGAGGCGGCGACCGCCGCCGGCATCCCCGTCATCACCTTCGATGCCGATGCACCCGGCTCCAAGCGCATCGCCTATATCGGCACCAACAACAAGGAGTTCGGCGTCGCGCTCGGCAAGGAATTGCTGAAATTGCGGCCTGACGGCGGCAAATACGCCATGGTCTCGGGCGGTCCCGGTGCCAAGAATCTCGCCGAGCGCGTCGACGGCGTGCGTGAGGCGCTGAAGGGCTCGAAATGGACCGAGGTCGCGGGCTCGCCGACATTCTGCAACGACGATCCCGCGCTCGCGGTGCAGCAGATGACGGATATGCGCACCGCAACGCCTGATCTCGCCGCCATCGTTCCCATCGGCGGTTGGCCGATGTTCGCCCCGGAAGGCTTCAAGGCGTTCGCCTCCCGCAACAAGAAGGACATCGATTCCGGCAAGTTCACGCTTGTCGTCGCCGATACCCTCAAGATGCAGCTCGAGCTGTTGCGCGACGGCTACGCCAACGCTCTGGTCGGCCAGCGTCCGTTCGAGATGGGCGTAAAAGCCATGGACACCCTGCTCGCGATCAAGAAGGGCGAGAAGGTGCCGGAGATCGTCTACACCGGCCTCGATCTCGTGACCAAGGACAACGTCGCGCAGATGTTGAAGTAG
- a CDS encoding ABC transporter permease, with product MAMPMESPITFSNVGRIKWWQRGIFASQTGYVLLALAVLLVIMHFASPYFFTEGNMQNVAKNFSFIAIATLGVTFVIITGGIDLSVGSMMCFSAMITSMVMTELSAPGSPAGALFVHMAADGKTVVANVPGLILVISVLAGLGVALIAGLVNGFCIAVLGLSPFVTTLGMLSIVRGLGYVVSNGRGSFPGGPDADYFYAATSGNVLGLPVPFVYLVVLALAMAVVLHHTAFGRHVFALGGNEKAAELTGIPVVRVKIEVYVICALAAGLQGIIISGWLGSAPANMATSYELNVIAAAVIGGANLAGGIGGPLGAIVGCVLLEVIRNGLVLAQVSSYWQQTLVGVIIILAVLVDRIRSRMT from the coding sequence ATGGCCATGCCCATGGAAAGCCCGATCACCTTCTCGAATGTCGGCCGGATCAAATGGTGGCAGCGCGGCATCTTCGCCTCCCAGACCGGCTACGTCCTGCTCGCGCTCGCTGTGCTGCTGGTGATCATGCATTTCGCCAGCCCGTATTTCTTCACCGAAGGCAACATGCAGAACGTGGCGAAGAACTTTTCCTTCATCGCCATTGCGACCCTTGGTGTGACCTTCGTGATCATCACCGGCGGCATCGACCTCTCGGTGGGATCGATGATGTGTTTCTCCGCCATGATCACCTCGATGGTGATGACCGAGCTGTCGGCGCCCGGCTCGCCCGCCGGCGCCTTGTTCGTGCACATGGCGGCTGACGGCAAGACCGTCGTTGCCAATGTGCCGGGGCTGATCCTGGTGATCTCCGTACTCGCCGGGCTCGGCGTCGCGCTGATTGCCGGGCTCGTCAACGGTTTCTGCATCGCGGTGCTCGGGCTGTCGCCCTTCGTCACCACGCTCGGCATGCTCTCGATCGTGCGCGGGCTCGGCTATGTCGTCTCCAACGGCCGCGGCAGTTTCCCGGGCGGGCCGGACGCCGATTACTTCTATGCAGCGACGTCGGGCAACGTGCTCGGCCTGCCCGTGCCGTTCGTCTATCTCGTGGTGCTCGCGCTGGCGATGGCCGTGGTGCTGCACCATACCGCGTTCGGCCGTCACGTCTTCGCGCTCGGTGGGAACGAGAAGGCGGCCGAGCTCACCGGCATCCCGGTGGTGCGCGTCAAGATCGAGGTCTACGTGATCTGCGCGCTCGCTGCAGGCCTTCAGGGCATCATCATCTCCGGCTGGCTCGGATCGGCGCCGGCCAACATGGCGACGTCCTACGAGCTCAACGTGATCGCGGCGGCCGTGATCGGCGGCGCCAATCTCGCCGGCGGCATCGGCGGCCCGCTGGGGGCCATCGTCGGCTGCGTGCTGCTGGAGGTGATCCGCAACGGCCTCGTGCTGGCGCAGGTCTCTTCCTACTGGCAGCAGACGCTGGTGGGCGTGATCATCATCCTGGCCGTGCTGGTCGACCGCATCCGCTCGCGGATGACCTGA
- a CDS encoding ATP-binding cassette domain-containing protein, whose protein sequence is MANADATPVLELSGIGKEFGAIRALHDVDMQVFPGEVVGLMGDNGAGKSTLVKVIAGNFRPSHGEIRFAGNAVHFSRPIDARAVGIEVVYQDLALSDNLTAAANVFLGRELKRKFGPIALLDHKAMAARALELFGELRSETRPDDLVKQMSGGQRQAVAIARTRLSNARLVMMDEPTAAISVRQVEQVLGLIHRLKEQGVAVMLISHRMPDVFAVCDRVVVMRRGEKRADKPIHETSPEEITALITGAKEAA, encoded by the coding sequence ATGGCAAATGCTGACGCGACGCCGGTCCTCGAGCTCTCCGGCATCGGCAAGGAGTTCGGCGCGATCCGCGCGTTGCACGACGTCGACATGCAGGTCTTCCCGGGCGAGGTGGTCGGCCTGATGGGTGACAATGGCGCCGGCAAGTCGACGCTGGTCAAGGTCATCGCCGGCAATTTCCGTCCCAGCCACGGCGAGATCCGCTTTGCGGGCAACGCGGTCCATTTCAGCCGGCCGATCGATGCCCGCGCCGTCGGCATCGAGGTCGTCTACCAGGACCTCGCGCTATCAGACAATCTCACGGCGGCCGCCAACGTGTTCCTCGGCCGCGAGCTGAAGCGCAAATTCGGCCCCATTGCCTTGCTCGACCACAAGGCGATGGCGGCGCGCGCGCTGGAGCTGTTCGGCGAGCTGCGCTCGGAGACGCGCCCCGACGATCTCGTCAAGCAGATGTCGGGCGGCCAGCGCCAGGCGGTCGCGATCGCGCGGACGCGGCTTTCCAACGCACGGCTAGTGATGATGGACGAGCCGACCGCCGCGATCTCGGTGCGCCAGGTCGAGCAGGTGCTCGGCCTGATCCACCGGCTGAAGGAGCAGGGCGTCGCGGTGATGTTGATATCGCACCGCATGCCCGACGTGTTCGCCGTGTGCGACCGGGTCGTCGTCATGCGCCGCGGCGAGAAGCGGGCGGACAAGCCGATCCACGAGACGTCGCCAGAGGAGATCACTGCCCTCATCACCGGCGCGAAGGAGGCGGCGTGA
- the xylA gene encoding xylose isomerase yields the protein MNAPVKFFDASAPVTFAGKDAGQAPAFRWYDRDRMVQGRRLEDHLRFAVCYWHSFCWPGGDPFGGETFLRPWHQGADAMAMARAKADIAFELFRLLDVPFFTFHDVDAAPEGASLAESVANLNAIADLFEQKMASAKVRLLWGTANLFTHRRYMAGAATNPDPEIFTYAAGQVRAALEVTHRLGGQNYVLWGGREGYETLLNTDLKRELDQLGRFVSLVVEHKHKIGFKGPILIEPKPKEPTKHQYDFDVATCYGFLERYDLLKDVKLNIEQNHAILAGHSFHHEVALAEALGVFGSLDINRGDDLLGWDTDQFAMNVPELALVFHEILNRGGFTTGGLNFDAKIRRQSIDPDDLIHAHVGSMDACARAFLAAADMLDAGALTTPLAKRYEGWARPEGRAILGGQRSLADLADRALAPGFDPQPQSGRQEYLESLVNRYV from the coding sequence GTGAACGCGCCAGTCAAATTCTTCGATGCAAGCGCACCCGTCACCTTCGCCGGCAAGGACGCGGGACAAGCGCCCGCGTTCCGCTGGTACGACAGGGATCGCATGGTCCAGGGCCGCAGGCTCGAGGATCATTTGCGCTTTGCGGTCTGCTATTGGCATTCGTTCTGCTGGCCGGGCGGCGATCCTTTCGGCGGCGAGACGTTCCTGAGGCCGTGGCACCAGGGCGCCGACGCGATGGCGATGGCGCGGGCCAAGGCCGATATCGCCTTCGAGCTGTTCCGCCTGCTCGACGTGCCGTTCTTCACCTTTCACGACGTCGACGCGGCGCCGGAAGGCGCCTCGCTCGCCGAGTCCGTCGCCAATCTCAACGCGATCGCCGATCTGTTCGAGCAGAAGATGGCATCCGCAAAAGTCCGCCTGCTCTGGGGCACCGCCAATCTGTTCACGCATCGCCGCTACATGGCGGGCGCGGCGACCAACCCGGATCCCGAGATATTCACCTATGCGGCAGGCCAGGTCCGCGCCGCGCTGGAGGTGACGCACCGGCTCGGCGGCCAGAATTATGTGCTGTGGGGCGGGCGCGAGGGCTACGAGACGCTGCTCAACACCGATCTCAAGCGCGAGCTCGACCAGCTCGGCCGCTTCGTCTCGCTGGTCGTCGAGCACAAGCACAAGATAGGTTTCAAGGGCCCGATCCTGATCGAGCCGAAGCCGAAGGAGCCGACCAAGCACCAGTATGATTTCGACGTCGCCACATGCTACGGCTTCCTCGAACGCTACGATCTCCTGAAGGACGTCAAGCTCAACATCGAGCAGAACCACGCCATCCTCGCCGGCCATTCCTTCCATCACGAGGTCGCGCTCGCCGAGGCGCTCGGCGTGTTCGGCTCGCTCGACATCAACCGCGGCGACGATCTGCTCGGCTGGGACACCGACCAGTTCGCGATGAACGTGCCGGAGCTGGCGCTGGTGTTTCACGAGATCCTGAACCGCGGCGGCTTCACCACGGGTGGGCTCAATTTCGATGCCAAGATCCGGCGGCAGTCGATCGACCCGGACGATTTGATCCATGCCCATGTCGGCTCGATGGATGCCTGCGCGCGCGCCTTCCTCGCCGCGGCCGACATGCTCGACGCCGGCGCGCTCACGACGCCGCTTGCCAAACGCTACGAGGGATGGGCCAGGCCCGAGGGCCGCGCCATTCTCGGTGGCCAGCGTTCGCTCGCCGATCTCGCCGACCGCGCGCTCGCGCCCGGCTTCGACCCGCAGCCGCAATCGGGCCGGCAGGAATATCTGGAATCCCTGGTCAACCGCTATGTCTGA
- the xylB gene encoding xylulokinase, producing the protein MYLGLDIGTSGVKAVLVTEAGAIVATATRELVLSHPAPLWSEQDPDSWVDAAIGVVDDLAARHPREVANVAGIGLSGQMHGATLLDETGRPLRPAILWNDGRSQSECALLERRCPSLHTIAGNLAMPGFTAPKLLWIARHEPDIFARVAKVLLPKAYVRYRLTGEMIEDMSDAAGTLWLDVGQRRWSALLLHATGLDLHHMPRLVEGSAASALLAAEFTQRWGMDENVVVAGGAGDNAASAIGLGAITPGDAFLSLGTSGVVFRVTDRFAPAPASAVHAFCHALPGLWHQMGVMLSAAASLAWLSGVMETPAATLLAPLGERVDGPSPIRFLPYLDGERTPHNDAAASGAFVGLRGATGRAQIVQAVLEGVAFAARDNLAALSAASGPVAELDLVGGGSRSPLWAQICADVLNIPVHRVEEGEVGAALGAARLGRLAATGEDPVQVCTRPRRLASFVPRTSVAAAYDEAYRQWRALYPALKETL; encoded by the coding sequence TTGTATCTCGGACTGGACATCGGCACATCCGGTGTGAAAGCGGTGCTCGTGACCGAAGCCGGCGCGATTGTCGCTACGGCAACGCGCGAGCTTGTGCTGTCGCATCCGGCGCCGCTGTGGTCCGAGCAGGATCCTGATTCCTGGGTCGATGCGGCGATCGGCGTGGTCGATGATCTCGCCGCCCGCCATCCGCGCGAGGTTGCGAATGTGGCCGGCATCGGCCTGTCGGGCCAGATGCACGGCGCGACGCTGCTCGACGAGACCGGCCGGCCGTTGCGTCCCGCGATTCTCTGGAATGACGGTCGCTCGCAAAGCGAATGCGCCCTGCTGGAGCGGCGCTGTCCGTCGCTGCACACGATCGCCGGAAATCTGGCGATGCCCGGCTTCACCGCGCCGAAGCTGCTCTGGATCGCGCGACACGAGCCCGATATTTTCGCGCGCGTGGCGAAAGTGCTGCTGCCGAAGGCCTATGTCCGCTATCGCCTGACCGGCGAGATGATCGAGGACATGTCCGACGCCGCCGGCACGCTCTGGCTCGACGTCGGCCAGCGCCGCTGGTCGGCGCTGCTGCTGCATGCGACCGGGCTCGATCTGCATCACATGCCGCGCCTCGTCGAGGGCAGCGCGGCCAGCGCGCTGCTGGCGGCGGAATTCACGCAGCGCTGGGGCATGGATGAGAACGTCGTGGTCGCGGGCGGCGCCGGCGACAATGCAGCCAGCGCGATCGGGCTCGGCGCCATCACGCCCGGCGATGCCTTCCTGTCGCTCGGCACATCAGGCGTCGTATTTCGCGTCACCGATCGCTTCGCGCCGGCACCGGCATCGGCCGTGCATGCATTCTGCCACGCGCTGCCCGGCCTCTGGCACCAGATGGGTGTGATGCTCTCGGCTGCGGCCTCGCTCGCCTGGCTGTCCGGTGTGATGGAGACGCCGGCCGCAACGCTGCTGGCTCCGCTCGGTGAGCGCGTCGACGGACCGAGCCCGATCAGATTTCTGCCCTATCTCGACGGCGAGCGTACGCCGCACAACGATGCCGCGGCGAGCGGCGCCTTTGTCGGCCTGCGCGGCGCGACCGGGCGGGCGCAGATCGTGCAGGCCGTGCTCGAGGGCGTGGCCTTTGCCGCGCGCGACAATCTGGCGGCGCTGAGCGCGGCGAGCGGGCCTGTTGCCGAGCTCGATCTCGTTGGCGGCGGCTCGCGCTCGCCATTGTGGGCGCAGATCTGCGCCGACGTGCTCAACATTCCCGTTCACCGCGTCGAGGAAGGTGAGGTGGGAGCCGCGCTCGGGGCCGCGCGGCTCGGCCGACTCGCTGCGACAGGTGAGGATCCGGTGCAGGTCTGCACCCGTCCGCGGCGGCTCGCGAGCTTCGTGCCCCGGACGTCCGTCGCTGCGGCCTATGACGAGGCCTATCGGCAATGGCGTGCGCTTTATCCCGCATTGAAGGAGACCCTTTAA
- a CDS encoding LacI family DNA-binding transcriptional regulator has translation MAETLTPTALTLKDIAREAGVSLATVDRVLHNRPGVRPDTVRRVKAAIERNSFQPHVAAAELARGRARRFAFVMPSGSNPFMQQIEAYLGEMSAWLSARRLSVETVTTDVFDPSVLAGTLEALSGDCDGVAVVALDHPSVRAAINDLVDAGTKVVTLVSDVPSSRRHHYVGIDNIAAGRTAGALVGRLVGQNSGKVAIVAGSQGLRDHAERIFGFNQVMASEFPGLGVLPVLEGRDEDDRSEQLLARLLGRHADIVGLYNVGAGTQGVAKALSDAGRDKQVVFVGHDVTVLTRRLLLQGVMDAAISQNPGHEARAAVRVLLALARGEPILREQEKIRIDIVMRDNLP, from the coding sequence ATGGCTGAGACGCTCACCCCGACCGCCTTGACGCTGAAGGACATCGCCCGCGAGGCGGGCGTGAGCCTGGCGACGGTGGACCGTGTCCTGCACAACCGGCCGGGCGTGCGGCCCGACACGGTGCGGCGCGTCAAGGCGGCGATCGAGCGCAATTCGTTCCAACCGCATGTGGCCGCGGCGGAGCTCGCGCGCGGCCGCGCCCGCCGCTTTGCCTTCGTGATGCCGTCGGGATCGAACCCGTTCATGCAGCAGATCGAGGCCTATCTCGGCGAGATGTCGGCCTGGCTCTCGGCGCGCCGTCTCAGCGTCGAGACGGTCACAACCGACGTATTCGACCCGTCGGTGCTCGCAGGCACCCTGGAGGCGCTGTCGGGCGATTGCGACGGCGTCGCCGTGGTAGCGCTGGATCATCCGAGCGTCCGCGCCGCGATCAACGATCTCGTCGATGCCGGAACCAAGGTGGTGACGCTGGTTTCGGACGTGCCGTCGTCGCGCCGCCACCATTATGTCGGCATCGACAACATCGCCGCAGGGCGCACCGCCGGTGCGCTGGTCGGGCGGCTGGTCGGCCAAAACTCCGGCAAGGTTGCGATCGTCGCGGGCTCGCAGGGCTTGCGCGACCACGCCGAGCGCATCTTCGGCTTCAACCAGGTGATGGCGTCGGAATTCCCCGGTCTCGGCGTGCTGCCGGTCCTGGAAGGGCGCGACGAGGACGATCGTTCGGAACAATTATTGGCGCGGCTGCTCGGCCGACATGCCGACATTGTCGGCCTTTATAATGTCGGCGCCGGCACGCAGGGTGTCGCCAAGGCGTTGAGTGACGCCGGCCGCGACAAGCAAGTGGTCTTCGTCGGCCACGATGTCACCGTGCTGACCCGGCGGCTGCTGCTGCAGGGCGTGATGGATGCGGCGATCTCGCAGAACCCGGGACATGAGGCGCGCGCCGCCGTGCGCGTGCTGCTCGCGCTCGCCCGCGGCGAGCCGATCCTGCGCGAACAGGAGAAGATCAGGATCGACATCGTGATGCGGGATAATCTGCCCTAG
- a CDS encoding GNAT family N-acetyltransferase, translated as MQIRTGDTHDSRVVALLDHHVSAARAQTAPGSAHALDLAGLRAPEVAFWTGWDGETLVATGALKTLSASHGEVKSMHTLQTTRRRGFGGQMLRHIIAEARARGMTRLSLETGSWDYFKPAHALYRAHGFVLCGPFEGYAEDPNSLFLTLDLTVG; from the coding sequence ATGCAGATCCGAACCGGCGACACCCATGATTCGCGCGTCGTCGCGCTGCTCGATCATCACGTCAGCGCCGCGCGGGCGCAGACGGCGCCGGGCAGCGCCCATGCGCTCGATCTCGCGGGCCTGCGTGCACCCGAGGTCGCGTTCTGGACCGGCTGGGACGGCGAGACGCTGGTTGCGACCGGTGCGTTGAAGACGCTTTCAGCGAGCCACGGCGAGGTGAAGTCGATGCACACGCTTCAGACCACGCGGCGCCGCGGCTTTGGCGGGCAGATGCTGCGCCACATCATTGCCGAGGCCCGCGCGCGCGGCATGACGCGTCTCAGCCTCGAAACCGGCTCATGGGACTATTTCAAGCCGGCGCATGCGCTCTACCGGGCGCACGGCTTCGTCCTGTGCGGTCCGTTTGAGGGTTATGCCGAAGATCCCAACAGCCTGTTCCTGACCCTCGACCTGACGGTCGGCTAA